The Pelmatolapia mariae isolate MD_Pm_ZW linkage group LG2, Pm_UMD_F_2, whole genome shotgun sequence sequence CAGTGACACATTACATTCTTCAGGATCACAGTAATATAATGAGCTACTGGACTAAAGTCAGTAATCACATCACACAGTTACAATTATGTGGTTACTTGTGTGACCAAAGTTCTTCAGTTACCTGCACTGCGAACtaagagagagacaaaaccccACCAACCACGTTGTTTTCTTCATGCATACGTCGCTacgatcagctgatttcagtttgtgtgcaggGAGGACGACGATGgtggacattacttttatttttatcacaTGAAAGGACAAGAGCGTGACGGTAAAATTCAAACTGTGTGAAGGATAAAAGCATCTGGATTATACCGCTGACGCAGACACACACCGTTCTAACACAAAGACAACCCACAGCTACACCTGATCTTCAGCAGATAACAGTGATCCTGTTACAGTGTGAGCAGTctgtttctaaagtagaatcgCCATGACGATCGCTTTGAAGCCTGctgtttttcatctttgctcCGTGTTCATATTTGAAAACTAAGATGGTGTGTGTCCTTTTTAGGATGGGAATTTGTGTCGTGTGGGGCCTcaggtttttattgttttttggtGATTATGTCACAGTTTATTACAGAGCAGCTAGAAGGTAATGTAACATGATGTAGTAGTGATGGTGATGGTGTGTTTAAGGATGTGAGAGGCacttggagttttttttttttttttttttttcagctgtaaagctgcaATCATGCGTCTGAAACGGGAAAAGAAACTTTATCACTCAGCAGAACTTGTTCTTTGTCACATGTGCCGTGATAAGCGTGAACTGTAAAACTCTGATTATGATCCTCTTCAAGGTGTCCTCAAATTTCTTTTAGGGTTCTTGGATTTACTGCAGTGAGTAATTAACCTGAGGCAATTGTGGTGATGAGGAGTTCTATTCTACCTTCACCAAATCAAAGGTCACTGCATCATGTTTGGCTGCTTTTAGTTTTTACGTTTGCTTCATCctgctgatgtttttctttattttatcttatttttatgATGCTTTTTGTAAAATTGAAAATAATTCTGACATGTTTATGTGGCTGTTGTTGCATCTTGTTCACGCTGATGAAGGAACCTGCTATGTGGAGAGCTGAGGAAACTGGAGTTTCAAAAATCTGCACATACTGAGGCAATAATCTGAAGCTTCCTGCAGATTTGtagatttaaatttaaaaaccaaaTACCCACCACTTGCACGTTAGCTATGATAAAGGCATATGGAAGTATGTTGTAAGTCACAGTTTCCTCTCAACAGGGTTAAGTTTGCGGCATGGCGCTGGTgatgctgcagcatttttaacACACGTGCTGCTGTTTCTCTGTCTCCTCTCAATCTTTAGCTAAATGTAACTCTGGAGAAGGAGGTGGCAGGTTTCTGGGTGAAGGTGCCCTGTCTGGATGAGGTGGGCAGTTGTCACTATCAGGACGCCTGCGATATTCTGAGCCAGCTGATCCCGCCCGGCCAGGACTGTCCCGAACCGCTGCACACCTACGGCCTACCCTGCCACTGCCCCTTCAAAGCTGTAAGTCTTtgatttaagataagataagataagataacctttattagtcccacacgtgggaaatttgttttgtcacagcaggaagtggacagtgcaaaagttatgaaggacaattagaataaaataaaataagaataaatacagtacacaactgtacggaatagaataaaaatagaatactatatacagtagaataaaatagaataaaatatacaataggataaaaatagaatacaaatgctatatacaacagagtgaaaaatacaacggtgccagaaagattattgcacgtttgtgttattgcacatttgtggatgtgtgtgtatgatcagttaaagtctttgttgtggagtctgacagcagtggggaggaaagacctgcgaaatctctccgtcccacaccgtgggtgccgcagtctcccactgaaggagctgctcagtgctgtcacagtctcatgcatggggtgggagatgttgtccaacagggatgacagcttagccaccattctcctgtcactcaccacctccactgggtccagagggcatcctagaacagagctggcccttcggatcagcctgttcagtctcttcctgtccccagcagagatgctgggGACAGGTCAAATCAGATCACTTCTCAGTAGCTGGGATTGAAACATGTAGAAAACCATTTAGGGATGAAACATGAGCCCTGAGCTCTGTGACCTTTAAACATGATGAAACAGCAtgactctccctctctgttctcAGGGCTCATACACGTTGCCACAGTCAATCTTCTACCTGCCCAACGTCGATCTGCCCTACTGGCTGACTAACGGGGACTACCGGGTTCAGGGGGTCCTCGGCAGTCAGGGCAAAGAGCTGGGCTGCCTCAAAGTTACACTCTCCATCCACTCAGCCTGAGCCGTCAGCTGGAGCCTCATGGTTTTAAAACTGGGAAATGAAAAAAGTTTTCACCAATGAGGGAGGGGAGATGTGGGATAATAATcagaagaaacaacaacaaaaacaggttTTACAGGATGAAACGCACAGAACATGAGCTCCTGCAGGAATGCACGAAACCAGGCGCAGTGATGCAGTGAAACATTCTCTTTAGCGAAATTACAGGTTTTCTCCACGTTAAGATGCATCCAAGCTGCTCTTCTTTCACTCTGTATGAACACAAACTGCGTCACTGTATCTGCTGGACCCCTTATCGTGCTTTTTAACCATTGAGAACGATTTTACAGGAGCTGAAATTTTATTAAAACTACTTTTAATTGCTGGAAAAGCTACTGAAGTTCCTGTTGTTCATCAACTTTTTATAGTTTTCATCTCCTGCAGTAACAGAAAAACTAATTAGCAAAAAGTGAAGCCTTTATGTCTAAATATGACTTTATTATTATCACAGTTATGAAATGATCTGCTCACATGAAGGGAAATAGATTTAAACATGGATGACAGAGATGCATAAATATGCTGAAATAAATCCACATGAATGCTCTTAATGAAATAATAGAAACCAATCTcttttttagttttgctttaaGCTCCACTTGAGTCTAAATCTCAACCTTCAGTTattcatgtttcatgtttcctGAGGAACTAAACCTGTCAGCATTAACATAAAGAATAATCACTGGAGCTCTTGCTCCTGTAATAATAAAGACTGTAAGATGAAGGGGATGGCTGTCTGTTTATGATTTCTTCATAATTCAGCCGTCAGCGGTCCTCATGACAAAACTTGGAACAAAATGATGTTGCAACTCACTGAATTTTAGTGCTACTGTCTAAAAACCTGCTAACATTTGTCtaatttatttcttatttttaaacactctgtgcttttttttttttttttttttttgggataATGTCACGTGTCTTATTTTAACTGGGAGCCAGTTTTGACTGTTCAGTTATTGTGaatgacattattattattattattattattattattattattggtagtagtagtagtagtagtagtatttttagtattattattgttgttatcactataatgtttttttaaaaactttgttgttgctaAGTGCCTGATTCATTCTTTCTTTGATTCATGTAAATCAGAGTTCAGATTTTTCTTGTGTGATGATCAcagaaaaatgttgctgttataCATTTGACTGATTCAACACAGTTTTGAATAAACTTTATCACATAAGTTATTCGTGCTTTTCTGGTGCAGTAAAATCAGTTACCTCAGAAAAAAAGGTTCACGATGACTAAAACAAAGTTCAGAGGATGTTTCTGTTAGGTAGAGGTAAGGTTGCTACAGGAGTTGGTCCTCTACAGTGAATTAGCTCCCCCCAGATGAAGGAGACGCAGGCCACCATTCGGCCTCTGCTTTGCATCATTGTGGAGAAGAATTAAGACTACAGCAGGAGACGCACCTCAAAGCTCCAAAGAGCTTTTAGGTGAACAACACGCGCTGACTGTCATTGGCCTTCCTCTAACCTCGTGAACTCTGCCACACCAAATATTTACGGGTCACCAGGTCAGTCATTGACCGGTTAAGAAGCTCTTTGGGACTCGCTTTGGACATGTGATCATCTCTGAACGCAGGGCTCTGCAGCTTttatgtgtgcttttgtgttttccCACAAGATGGCAGCATTTCACATCCAAACATTTGCTAAGCGTTCACATTAAAGAGTCACGTGTAGACCTGCAGCAGTAACAGATGATGATAAAAATGCTTCATAGTTATTTTTGTTGAGACTGAATTTTGCTGATTTAACTGTCAAGACCAAGAGTCCgctttgggcatttttaatctgcttCTCACTGCAGGAAACTAAATGTGTAACTCACATTCAAGAATGCAGAACAATAGAAATTACCCGCCTTCTTTATTTTGACCCAAACAAACCCACTTAGTGTTGAAGTCACGGCAGCAGTGAATGTTAACAGGAAACACCAAAGAATACTGGAAACAAAAGGAGGAAAGTGAGGAATTACACACGAAGGAGCAAACAGCCCAGCATAGAGTGGACCAGCACCACTGAGTTTACATCCAGAA is a genomic window containing:
- the gm2a gene encoding ganglioside GM2 activator encodes the protein MDKRVAVTVLVAAALAQVSCGSFGWKKVRNVQVSGFDWKNCGPPDAPAVLKTLTMSPDPISIPGDLTASASGSTVVELSAPLSLNVTLEKEVAGFWVKVPCLDEVGSCHYQDACDILSQLIPPGQDCPEPLHTYGLPCHCPFKAGSYTLPQSIFYLPNVDLPYWLTNGDYRVQGVLGSQGKELGCLKVTLSIHSA